Sequence from the Planctomycetia bacterium genome:
TCCATCGACAAAATCGCGACTTCGTCGGCGAACGTCTGGCCTACGGCCAAGTCCAGCCGGCCGTCGCCATTGAAGTCCCCGGCATGGACGACGGCACGCAACGCCGTGCCAGCCGTGGCCACGGCGCGGTCTAACTCGACGACGACGCTTTCGGCGACGAACGCGGCGTTCCCCGCGTTACGCAGCAACGTCACGTTGCCGTCGCTGGCGAGTCCCGCAGCGAGGTCCAAATCGCCGTCGCCGTCGAAATCACCCGCCGCGATGTCGCTCGGTTCATCGCCAACCGCGATCGTGCTCGAAGTAAATCCGCTGCTCGCGTTTTGTACGAGGATTGCGACTTGATCGAGCCCGCGCAAACTCGCGGCGATATCCAGGCGGCCGTCGTGATTGAAATCACCGGTCGCCAGCGCGCTCGCCGCTTCAGCGAGTTGAATGGCGGTGACCGATGGATCGGTTGACGTTTGCAATCCGCTGACGATCACTACGGAACGCGTCGCGCCGACCGCGGCGGCGAGATCGGTGACGCCGTCGCCGTTGAAATCCGCGACCGCGAGCGCGTTCACGCCGGCGCCGACGATGACTTCGCGCGCGCTGTCAAACCAGCCGCTCGCGCCGCCGAGGAACAACGTCATGCGGTCGCTGTCGCGCCGCCCGACGGCCAGGTCCAATCGTCCGTCGCCGTTAAAATCCGCCACGGCCAAGGCCGACGGCGCGTCGGCCAGCGTGAACGGCGTTTGCGGCGTAAACGTGCCATCGCCGAGACCGACCAAAAACAAGAGCGTGTCTTCGAGCCCATTCGCCAACACGGCGTCGATCAAGCCATCTCCCGTGAAATCTCCAGTCGCCAGCGCGCTCACTCCCTCTGCGCTGACGTAATCCGCCAGCACTGACGTGGCGGGCGTCAGTCGCGTAATGAGTTGATAGTCCAAGGGCAACGCGGCTACTGCGCCCGCTCGTACCGAGAGCAGGTAGTTACCCGGTGCGAGATGCTGCGACAACATGGCGTCGCCCGGCGCACTGACCAGGATCGTGTTGCCGACTTCGTCGCTCAGTGTGAGCGATACGCCCGCTGGCGTTCCGCTCGCAATCATCGCGCGGGCATCCAAGCGGCTCGGCGCAGTCACCGTGAGCGGAAGCGCGTCGACTTCTTCGCGTGACGCCAATTGTTCGCCAGTGACGGTCTCCGCGGGCAGCACCGGCCGCGGCGGCGTAATGGGCGTTTGCTCGTCGGGCGGCAATTCGCCATCGCCAGGACCGGCCACCGTGATGCGCGCCAGCAACGAATAGCTGCCGAACGATTGCCCGGCGAGGCCGTTTACCGACGTCGGATCGCAAGCCGCGTTGCCGACGGCGGAGACGCCCACGTAGAACGTGCCGCCAACGGCATTGCCGAAGCGCAAGGGCGGATTCTCACTCCCGGCGTCGATTGCCGCGAGGTTATCCTTCACCGGGCGGCCTGTCGCGTCGAATACACGCAACACGCTGTTCAAGATGCTGGCAGAGCCCGTCTGTACGGTCGCTTCGATTGCCTCACCGGCGGCCAGGTCGACGCGGAACAAGTCGACATTGCTGGGCGTCGCGATTTCTCCAGCAACCGTCAACTCGCGCGGCAACGTGTCGGTCGCATAGCAAAGCTGGCGCGCCGTCGCCAACGTGTCTCCGTCGCCGAACGGAGCCCTTGTCTCGCGCGCTAACGTGAGTTGATAGTCGCCGACAGCGCCCGGTGAGCCGCTGTTGGCCACGCGCGGATCGTAGGTCGAATTGCCGGCGCCGGAGACGGCAACGTAGTGTAGTCCAGCACGCTGCGCGGTGATCGCCGTTTCGCCGGGCCCGGCTTGCAAGCAGGGATCGTAGCTCAGTTCCTGACCATCGACATCGAACAAACGCACGGTTGCGTTTCCCGAGTCAAGCTTCGCGCGCAGCACGTCGCCCGCGGCAAGTTGCACCGCGACGATATCGACGTCTAGCGCAGGATTGATCTGTGCCGAGACGGTCTGCGTGCCGCCGGCTGCGAGTTCCATTTCCTGCGCGCCGGCGAGCGTGTCGTCCGGAGTTTCAACCGTGCCAGCGGTTACGGTGAATTCAAGGCGGTAATCGCCAGTAAACGGCGGCCCTTGTTCCGCGAATTGGTCAGGGTCGTACTGATCGTTGCCGAACCCGGAAACGCCGGCGTGCAAGGCGCCATTGGCCGAGGCGGTAAATGAGAGCTGGTGATCTTCCGGCTGGTCGATGCCCTCCGCTTCGCCAAATAGCCGTAGCAGACCAAAGAACGGGAATTCGCCGGTCGAGGTGGATTCCAGCCGCAGGTCGACACGGTCCCCGGCCTGGAGGTCGAGCCGGAACACGTCGACGTCGCCTGGCTGGCCGACTTCGTCGGCAAAAGTGCCCGCCAGGCCGTAGGTGTAGGCTAGCGGCACGGACAACGCCCGGGTGTCGCCGACGTCATCGCCGGGACCGATGAGGAGCAGCCTGGGTTCCAGCGGTTCGAGCCGTCGGTTGCTGAATCGAATTGGCCGGCGCCGCCGCTGCATGTCCGCTGCCCCACGCGTGTTACCATGGCGGGGCGATATTGCTGAGAAGAACCTTCATTATCGCATTCGGGCCGATTGCCGCAACCTAAATTGGGGGTGCTGGTTACGCAATCGACTGCCGATTCCCACCGATAATGAGAGCAATAGCAACGACCGGAATCGGAAGGGCGGCCGAGATGAGGGGGCCGAATCAGCCTTCGCCAGCGGTGACCAACTGTTCCAGGATCTTGGCGGCCGCCATTCGGGTGTTGTAGACCGTCCGTTCCGTCGTTCCGACCAGCGCGGCGATCTCCCCCACGCCGTGCCCTTCCAGCAGCAGCTCGATGATCTTCCGCCGCCGCTCCGGGAACGGCTCCAGGAGTTGCTGGATCAGCTCAGTCAGCATCGCCGCGTCCTGGGGCAATGGCTCACTCTCCAGCGGGTCGTTGTGCTCCGCCAGCGTCACCTGCCGGGTGCGATCCCGGCGATCCCGCTGCCAGAACTTGGCGCGGTTGCGGATTTTGTTGAGCGTGATGGTCACCAGTAACGGCCAAAGGCCGTCCTCCGGGCCAAACCGCATCTGGTCCTCGCGCGCCCGGCCGAAAAAGCTCCGCATCACGCTTTGCGCGATGTCGGTCGAGCCTTCGACCTCCTTCAACCGCCAGCCCAGCTGCCGGCGAATCAGTTCGATCA
This genomic interval carries:
- a CDS encoding sigma-70 family RNA polymerase sigma factor, encoding MSDPLPDQALINEYRSGDEEAARRLFERYYARLIELIRRQLGWRLKEVEGSTDIAQSVMRSFFGRAREDQMRFGPEDGLWPLLVTITLNKIRNRAKFWQRDRRDRTRQVTLAEHNDPLESEPLPQDAAMLTELIQQLLEPFPERRRKIIELLLEGHGVGEIAALVGTTERTVYNTRMAAAKILEQLVTAGEG
- a CDS encoding VCBS repeat-containing protein; translated protein: MQRRRRPIRFSNRRLEPLEPRLLLIGPGDDVGDTRALSVPLAYTYGLAGTFADEVGQPGDVDVFRLDLQAGDRVDLRLESTSTGEFPFFGLLRLFGEAEGIDQPEDHQLSFTASANGALHAGVSGFGNDQYDPDQFAEQGPPFTGDYRLEFTVTAGTVETPDDTLAGAQEMELAAGGTQTVSAQINPALDVDIVAVQLAAGDVLRAKLDSGNATVRLFDVDGQELSYDPCLQAGPGETAITAQRAGLHYVAVSGAGNSTYDPRVANSGSPGAVGDYQLTLARETRAPFGDGDTLATARQLCYATDTLPRELTVAGEIATPSNVDLFRVDLAAGEAIEATVQTGSASILNSVLRVFDATGRPVKDNLAAIDAGSENPPLRFGNAVGGTFYVGVSAVGNAACDPTSVNGLAGQSFGSYSLLARITVAGPGDGELPPDEQTPITPPRPVLPAETVTGEQLASREEVDALPLTVTAPSRLDARAMIASGTPAGVSLTLSDEVGNTILVSAPGDAMLSQHLAPGNYLLSVRAGAVAALPLDYQLITRLTPATSVLADYVSAEGVSALATGDFTGDGLIDAVLANGLEDTLLFLVGLGDGTFTPQTPFTLADAPSALAVADFNGDGRLDLAVGRRDSDRMTLFLGGASGWFDSAREVIVGAGVNALAVADFNGDGVTDLAAAVGATRSVVIVSGLQTSTDPSVTAIQLAEAASALATGDFNHDGRLDIAASLRGLDQVAILVQNASSGFTSSTIAVGDEPSDIAAGDFDGDGDLDLAAGLASDGNVTLLRNAGNAAFVAESVVVELDRAVATAGTALRAVVHAGDFNGDGRLDLAVGQTFADEVAILSMDAAGQFFTTSRTLVSRAIVALDAADLNGDGRLDLLAANDDGEAHGLAVRLGRGNGSFQYFARLAVGSDPHALATADFNSDGRLDLVTTSFAGMSIQLGAGDGAFLAERRFAADQPQAVVAGDFNRDGRPDLAATFPFRGANSEVDRRVGVWLGLGDGNFRDAVFYTVGELPLDLVAGDFNSDGIADLATANGLSNDVSVLLGAGDGTFTSAATLAAGAQPIAITSADVDRDGQFDLIVANELSDNVTIWHGAGNGQFTRRVDVNVGDAPIDILAVDLDGDGRVDQVSANRTGNSLTTLYQEPGGAFSAQTVALDGSPRGLVFLAAPGGSAPRLAVTLEDQGRVVIMERTAARQWLPASEYATGDTPIALATADLNQDGRDDLAALNAFTHDLTLLFAAGGNAFQSPSDSNRELTQATPAFADVNADGTLDALVVRQSGEVLLRYGRPETPGVFDAPLAINPAARPALSAVAIATSDGAAIATLDRMSDTLSIYRFTVGGVWTLASEIALDATSLRLVAGDINGDGLSDLAVAQVGSIALYTATSSGIWQSTAIDTGVASPAEMAIFDADSNGSADLVLADGFAGTVQLYRSAGNGTFLPPLVYRTGRGPYEFTAAASAASLRALSDTTSQMLRSFEGTSSFTFGNFDGDALPDLLVLNSGANTFALLTGQGAD